One Nostoc sp. UHCC 0302 DNA window includes the following coding sequences:
- a CDS encoding Uma2 family endonuclease, protein MVSVKSQLTLQEFLALPEEDITYELVDGEAKPKMAPKRYHSRLTGTIYTLLSQGLQNRGEVGIEWAVTLKRNGRDWVPVPDLLYVSYSRLPSEVIENEACPVPPDLVIEIISPDQTFGQMSAKATDYLDAGVLRVWVVDAKAKTVTIFYPDARPQTKFSADILEDSLLEGLQITAEQIFQQAGIP, encoded by the coding sequence ATGGTTTCAGTCAAATCTCAACTTACACTACAAGAATTCCTCGCACTACCAGAGGAAGATATTACCTACGAGTTAGTAGATGGTGAAGCAAAACCAAAAATGGCTCCAAAAAGATATCATTCCAGGCTCACAGGTACAATTTACACACTTCTAAGCCAAGGATTGCAAAATCGCGGTGAAGTTGGTATTGAATGGGCAGTTACTTTAAAGCGTAACGGTAGAGATTGGGTTCCAGTACCAGATTTACTTTATGTTTCCTACTCTCGTCTTCCTAGTGAGGTAATAGAAAATGAAGCTTGTCCTGTACCCCCGGACTTGGTGATTGAAATTATCTCTCCTGACCAAACTTTTGGACAAATGAGTGCAAAAGCAACAGATTATTTAGATGCAGGTGTACTTAGGGTTTGGGTTGTGGATGCAAAAGCTAAAACAGTAACTATTTTCTATCCTGATGCGCGTCCTCAGACAAAATTTAGTGCAGATATTTTAGAAGATTCTTTGTTGGAAGGGTTGCAAATTACAGCCGAACAAATTTTTCAACAAGCAGGAATTCCCTAA